Below is a genomic region from Agelaius phoeniceus isolate bAgePho1 chromosome 11, bAgePho1.hap1, whole genome shotgun sequence.
TGTTTTTTAGCTCTTTAGAGCATCACCCATCCCAGACAGACAGACGCTACCCCAGCATGGCCAAGGACGGGTCatgggaagggagcagaggcCATGGCCGGCAGTGGAGGCTGGTTAAGGGTCCCTGAGGGGCAGAACGAGCTGATCATGGTTTCGGAAGCACCAACCCACTATCACTGTCACCACGGGGGCTGCCAGCTGCAGGACTGGGCCCGAAAGGCAATGGGGGCAGAGGATGCAGCGCTGGGGGCCCTGGGGCTCTGACAGCCGCTCCGGGGCAGCGGGTCCCCGGCACGAGTGGCCGATCCCGGGCGCAGGGAcccccggcaccggcaccggagGGGCAGCGGCAGGGGCGTGACCAAACAATGAGGGCGTGGTTATGGGCAGTGGGCGGGGCTGGTGCGTGACGTCACGCTCGAGTGACAGCGCGGCCGTCGGaccggggcagggcagggcgcGCTTCCGGGACCGGGAGGCGGTGCCGTGGGGCCAATGGGAGGCGGGATTCTGCCGGCCACAGCCAATAGGCGCTGTCGGGGGCGTGGCCTGAGCCCCGGTGGCGGCCGGGGGCGCCCACGTGCGGCGGCAgcatggcggcggcggcgggcggcagGCGGGCCAAGGCCCcgcgcggggcggcggcgcgacGGCGGCCACGGCCGGCGGTAAGGACCGGGCTGGAGGGAGACAGGGAGGCGGGCGAGGAAGGGCTGCCTCGCCGGGGTCGCCGCCGTGGGGCTTTCGCTGcgcccatccccatccccattcccgtCCCGTCGATCGCCCCATTTTGTTCCGCAGGCACCGGGCGCCGATGGGAGACCGCGGGCGACGGCCGGCCGGCCCGCCGACGAGGAAGTGTCCAGCGACTCCGAGACAGAGAGGTAAGGGCTGCGCCTGGGGAGTGCCGCTACCGCGGCGGGGCGCCGGTACCGGGGGATGCCTGTACCGGAGAGATCCCGGACCGGGGGATGCCTGTACCGGAGGGGTTGTCTGACCGGGGATCCCTGTAGAGGGGATGTCAGACCAGGGGATGCCTGTAACGGGGGCCGTGCCGGTACCTGCGGGGTGCCGGTACCGATGCTCACGCACACGTGTCCCCGCAGCCCGTTGttggggcggcggcggcgagaGGCAgcggaggaggaggtggaggagacGCCGCAGGAGAAGAAGCTGCGCTTGGCCAAGCAGTACCTGGAGGAGCTCCGGCAGCTCGGTGAGTCCCGCCCGGCGCCGGtgccccgcggggcggccccgggcggTGAGCCCGACCCTCACGCACTGTCCCGCCGCAGAGGAGGAGCGGgcggaggacgaggaggagctCGAGCCGGCGGATCTCATCGGCGAGCGCCTGAAGGAGGACGTGGTGAGCGGGGAGGCGGGCGCGGCCTCTCGGTCCCCTTGGCGGCAGCGGGCTCTGTCCCATTCCTGCGGGACCGGGACTGAGGCCACCCCCTCTGCTGAACGTCCCCCTTcttccccagctggagcagagaggcCGGCTGCAGCGCCTGGTCGCCAAAGATGTGAGTGCCGGGGTGCCAAACTGCCAGTGCCAGCCTAGGGGATACTAAGGCACGGCCAGCACGCTACACTCCTTCTCCCTGGAGAAGtcagggtgctgtgctggggtgcTCCTGGGCCTGGGGAAGggtcctgggcagcccagctcacatcctgctcttcctgcaggTACAGCCTCCAGATCCAGCCAAGATCCGTGTGCTGCGGGGACACCAGCTGCCCGTTACCTGCCTCGTCATCTCTCCTGATGACAGATTCATTTTTTCTGCTTCCAAGGATGGCTCCCTCATCAAATGCAAGTGTTCACCTGAGGCTGTGACTGGCTGCTGCCAAGCCCAACCCCTGCAGGGACCCGGGTGCCCTCTGAGGTGGCTTGGCCCTTGGCTATTCTTAGATTGCGCATAATTCCAGGCTCTGTGGAAGGCTCATTGACACTTTAGGGAGTGGTGGGAGGCTCCCAGAGGCTGATTGTGACGATTTTCCTGCAGGGGAGGTGGACAGTGGGAAGAGGCTGTGCGTGGTGCCCGGGGGGAAGAAGGGCACGGAGGAGCGGCACATGGGGCACGCGTCCCAGGTCCTTTGCATGGCCATTTCATCGGACGGCAAGTACCTGGTATGGGCACAGGGGTGGAGAGATGGCCCTGGGGAGTGTTCTCCCTGGATCCTGGGGGTACAGCCTCATGCCCAGATGTGCCTTGCTGGGTTAAAGGAGCCCCTATCCCCTGCTGGGTCAGGAATgggtccctgggacagccaaaGCCCATGGAGTGGGAATGGAGGCAGGGGTGGGCTGTGGGTCTCCAGGGGGCAGGTCTCAGGTgtcccctgctgcctgccaggctACAGGAGACAGGAACAAGCTGATCATGATCTGGGATGCAGCCACTTGCAAGCGCCTGCACATCTTCACGGGGCACCGCGACGCCGTCTCGGTGAGCTGGGGGCATTGGGCACAGTGCCTGTGGAGCCAGGCAATTGTGTCTTGCTGGGCATCCTCATTGCTGTGCCgtgtctgtccgtctgtcccaggGCCTGTCCTTCCGAAAGGGCACACACCAGCTGTACAGCGCTTCCCACGACCGCTGCGTCAAGGTCTGGGACGTGGCTGAGAACGCATACGTGGAGACCCTGTAAGACCTGGGGAAATCTCACTGACCCCTCCAAGGGGTgcccagcagccctgaggagtGAGGAGGCAGAGGGCCCTGTTTGCCACAGCTGCTTGTCATGTCCTTGTGCAGGTTTGGACACCAGGACATCATCACAGGGCTGGACAGCCTGAGCCGGGAGTGCTGTGTGACAGCGGGGGGACGGGACGGCACCGTGCGGCTCTGGAAAATCCCTGAGGAGTCACAGCTCGTCTTCTCTGGGCACCAGTAGGTCTGGGGTggcagagggggctgtgggcaggTGTGTccagctggggcagtgctgtGTGGGTGCCAGGTGCCCTGCAGGATCCCAAAGCACACCTGTAACTGCTGACCGTGACCTGTTCTCTTCGCAGGGGCTCCATCGACTGTATCCAGCTCATCAACGAGGAGCACATGGTGTCTGGTGCAGATGATGGgtgagcacagggccaggctgatgcctggggtgggcagggtgccccctcagccccctcatCCCTCACATTCCTGCAGGTCTTTAGCCCTGTGGGGGCTGACGAAGAAGAAGCCGCTGGCGCTGGCTCGGCAGGCGCACGGTGAGCAGGGCACTGagggcctgcagcagccctgctggatCTCAGCCGTGGCTGCCCTGCGCAACAGTGACCTCCTGGCCACAGGTGTGTGGGGTGGCAGCCTGGGGGGGAAGCCAGTCCTGCTCCCACCCCTGGGCTGGGGTGCATGACAGGCTCCTCTCTGCGCCCCAGGGTCCCACAGCGGCAGCGTGAAGCTCTGGAAGTGTGGTGAAGGATTTCGGAAGCTGGAGCACCTCTTGGACATCCCCTTGGTATGGATGGATGGGCAGGTTGGGACTTCTGGAGCTGGGTTGGAGGGTCTCTCAGCAGGGACTGCCCttcctgggcagcaggagaagcctgTGGGAGCCCCTCACCCTGCCCTATCCCCTCCAGGTGGGTTTTGTCAACAGCCTCAAGTTCTCAGCAGCTGGTGATTTCCTGGTGGCTGGCATCGGGCAGGAGCACCGGTACTGTCCCCCCTCCCTGGTGTAGCTGCCTGCAGGTGCAGCTTCCCTCTCCTCGGGGTCTTGTTGGAGGGTGACCCCCCCCCATCTCTCTCACCCACAGGCTGGGACGGTGGTGGAGAATCAAAGAAGCCAAAAACAGTATCTGCATCATCCCCCTGAAGCAGAAGACCACAGCTTCCAGCCCTGAATCCCCTGGCAGCTCCTAGCCCTCTGTCCCTGGAGCCACTGGAGCAGGTCATTCTGTCCCTGGAGCTGTTCCCCCCATCCTTGGTGCAGCcacctctgtgctctgcaggatGTGACTGGGGCTTGTCACAAGGCCCCTGATTCTGCTGGCCCCCATGTCTTGATGTGGCTCTGCCCTCTGCGAGGGTCCGTTCCCTTCTCTCAGGTTTGGCTGTACCTGAGCTCTGGAACAATccattttgtaaaaaaaaaacaacaccaaaaccactttatttacataaattacaaaaaaaaaaaaatcacacttttGTTCACAGAAAAAGTCTACTGTTAAAAACTTGGTTGGGCTCAAATACCTGGGTCCTGTTGCTTGCCCTGAGCCTCCAATGCCCCCCGCcgggctctgcaggggctggggtcAGCAGGAATTTGTCTGCCCCcactcctgccctgtcccagtaTGGGATGAGAAGCGCCACACCCAGTGAGGGAAGCAATGGGGAGAGGCTtagcccagcccagccacacTCGGTGGCTCTCCTGAGGCCAAAACCAGGAGGAAAACATGAAAATGCAAAGCACTGGGGGAAAGGGTGATTGGTCCAAGGCTTGGCACAGGGCGTGATGGGAAAGGCATCACTGGGAAGCTGGGTGGGCTTTGGGGCGAGGGCAGTGTGTGGCACCACAGCAAGGGAGTGGGATTGGTGCAAGCCAAAAGCAGGAGGTGGAACGTGGCTTGAGAGGGAGTGGAGGTGTGCccgggggctggggacaaggggcagGGGATGTGTCTGCACCAGGGCTCAGTgcaagggacagggacagggtatTTGTGCACAGCTCAGTGCGAGGTCCGTGCCATGTGCACCACGGCTcaatgcagggctgggggacatggggacattcACCATGgctcagtgcagggctgtgggggcaCGTGGCTCAGTGCAGGTGATGCAGAGGGACGTGCCatggctcagtgctggggacCTGGGGACGTGCGCCGTGGCTCAGCTCAGGGAGGGGGATGTTCAACCATGGCTCAGTGCAGGGTGTGGAGGACAGGGTACATGTAAGGTGGCTCAGTGCAAGGGTAGGGTGACACGTACCATGACCCGACATGTGGGATGTGTACCtcgtgctggggcagggactgagCCTCCCGGCTGCACCTGGCACCTCAGCAGGCCGTGCTGCGGGCACTGCTCTCCCTGGGGAGCAGTGGGGGTGCTCTGTGGCAgcaccacagcctggcccccCGTCCTTCACAGGGATGACGTTGTGGAATCCACCACCTCACGGCCATTGCACACCGTGGGCACGTATGGCGAGGCTGAGCCTGCACAAGAAGGCAGCAGTCAGGGCTGGGTTGGGgtctggcagcagcactgcccagcatcCCATGGCTGTGGTGCCCAGGGAGTTGGGGTGGTGGGTGCCCAGGATGGCCATGTCCCCCTGGGTGCCCAGGGTAGTCCTGTTCCCTAAAGGGGAGAGTGCCTCAGGTAGTGACAGGCACCTGAGGGCAGCTGAACCCCCTGTGTTGGGGTGGAGAGTGTCCCCTCAGAGCAATGAGGGCCCCGCAGGAGCAGTACCcctctggcagctgtgctgtgctgggagatgaGGCACTGGGACAGAGGACAGGGAAGAGCCCCTGGGGACACATccaccatttccccccatttcccgcTTTGCCCTACCCCACACCCCCCTTTTCTTCAGGAGCCCATGCTGGGGTGCCCACACACACCCCCCAGCAGGAAAGGGctgctgtcccccagccctgccccagccccagcgtgCTCACCGTGGGACTggctggagctggctgctgccacgctGAACCGAGCGGTGCCCACGCGGTGGCTGGCCACGTTCTTCTGCGGCTGGAAGAGGATGATGTGCAGCTTGGGGGTGAAGAGGCAGCCGAGGACCACGGTGCCGCTGAGGCTCACCGAGATGCACATGGTGGTGGTCTGGACCTGGAGACAGGGGTGGGCATCAGGTGCTCCACCCGTCAGCCCTCTGCCCCAAGCAGGGCAGGATGAAGCCCATGCTGTGGCACTGGCCAGCCCCACTGGGCACAGGCTGCACCCTGCAGGCACATTCCACCCCACACCCCATCCCTCTGTCAGGGTGGTCCTGCAGGAGACCCATGGGCAGAGTGTGGACACTGCCCTGGTGGGGACAAGTGGCCCCTGCAAAGCAGGtgcaccccagccctgcccacatGCTGCTttgtggcactgcccagggccagagcctgcaCTCCCCCACCCCGGTGCCCACtccctctggggctgcaggtccTCTCTGGAAGCCCCTGACTAACTGCCCCCACCAACTCCTCAAGACCCACGTATTTGGTTGTCTGTGCCAGGATGCACCCCATGCTACCCAGTTCCTGGCCCTGCTTCCAGCCCAGGGACCAGGCTCGCCCTGGGGCTGGCATtcatgccctgggctgtggtgtCTGGATGAGCCAGGGGCTGTCTCATGCTGTTGTGTCACCAGGCTGAAGGATGACTAATCATTGCTCCATGATAGTCATGGCTATGGGGGATCTCTAGAGGTCTCAGGACCATTTCCCATCCTCATCCTAGCAAaggagggagaggggcaggTCCTCTCTCCAGGACTCATTGCCCCATCGGCCACAGCCCTTCAGGACCCTTCACCTGGTCCTGAATTACCCAGTGCAAAGGTGACCATCACCAGGTGTGTGGATGCAGACCCTTCTCCAGGCCCATGCATCTCCTAATCATGGACCCTGCATGGCCCAGATCTCCAGGACCACTTAGATCAAGCCCTGTCAGAGCccctcagagctccagctctTACACGGTAGTCGCTGGAGGTCACGTAGAAGATGGGCAGGAAGGCCAGCCAGATGATGCAGGTCGTGTACATGGTGAACCCAATAAACTTGGCCTCATTGAAGTTTTCAGGACATTTCCGTGTCTTGAAGGCGTAGACCGTGCAGAGGACAATCAAGAGGACATTATAGGTGAGCGAAATGAGCATGTTGGAGTCACGGTTGTTGCACTTGAGGGTGACAATGTACCTCTTGTCAGGCTCAGTCTCCTTGCCTGTGCCAGGGGTCTCCACCAGCAGCCAGATGATGACGATGATCAGCTGGCAGGAGATGAGGGCCATGCAGATGACCACCTGTGACGTTGGGCTGATGAAGCGGGGGCGCTGGACGCCCTCCTTCACCCCGCTGAAGATCCTGGCGATGCGATTCGTCTTGGTCAGGAGGGCCGAGTAGCAGACGGCGAAGGaggtgcccagccccaggcGCCGCAGCGTGCACACCCCGGTGGAGGGCTTGGCGATGAAGATGAAGGTCATGCTGTAGCACATGAGCACCCCAGTCAGCAGAATGTAGCACAGCTCTCGTCCAGAGGCCTTCACGATGGGAGTGTCGTTGTTCTTCACGAAGACCCCGATAACGAAGAGGGTGGAGATAAAGCCCAGGCAAGAGATAGTGACGGGACCGATGGCCCAGACATCTTTCCAGCGGATGTACTCTTGGGGCAGCTCGTAGCAGCCATTCAGGGTCTCGTTGGGCCAGTAACCAAGACCGCAGTCCATGCAGGTGAACTCATCCAGCAGGTACTCGtagggctggcaggggatgCAGATCCAGCAGCAAATGTCTCCGGGCTGCATGCTCttgatctcatttttcttgcAGGGGTCactgcactgggacacaggAATGGAggtctcagcccaggggatgaGGCTGGTGTCCAGCATGAGCCCCTCTGCCCAGTAGCCCACTTTCTGGTACCGGTACCGCCCGTCCATGTGGTGGTAGTTGAAGATGTTGTAGCGCCCGATGCCATCGCCGTAGCGGTCAAACCGAACGACGCTCTCCGTGTCCGCTGGCCtgaaaggagctgcagggaggagaaggggagacagtcactgccccagggcaggagaaaactCACTCCAGCCTTGAGGCAGGGCTCATCCGAAGGGTCACATCCCACCATGGCCACAGGAAAATGCCCAACCTGTTTCCTGCCTTcactcccatccctgctgcctgtgcacaTGTCAGGGGCAGGAAAGCAAAGGTGGAGAACTACCCACCTGCCTGAGAGCCTGTGAGccccagccagctctgcaggggcagagggcagTTGTGCAGCCTCCATGGCTCTCAGTGACTCCTGATAGCCAAGACATCCTCAGCCCAAGTCACAGAGGACGTGCTTCTAATCACCCCAAACTACATGGGTCCCTGATCAAGGGTATCCCACCAGTCTAATCCCTGAAATGTGAATAAATCATGATGATTGCAAGGACCCCTGTTCTCGAGGGTCCCTGGGGCTGGTCCACAGCTTCTCCACGTTTCCACTGGGAACAGAAGGCCTGGATTACCTCCCAATGATGATGGTGGGCTGGCTGTTGGCACCTCAGGACAACCACAGCCCTGGATGCGGGCAGGCTGGAGGAACTGGAGGGTTTTGGGTCAAATTTGGGCCTCCTCATTCCTATCCTCCACCCATCCCTTTCCAGTTTGGCAGCCAAACCCCATCTCCACTTTGGACTCACCATCAAAATTAACATTGAGTATAAAGTCCTTGTAAAACCTCTTGCCATTGACAGGCTTCATGGCATCACAGAGCTTGGTGGAGTTGGGGCACAGCGTCCGGTGCATGTTGTGCAGAGAGTGAGCCATGGCATAGACTGCATTGACCACAAACGTGATCTTGGACTCTGGCTCAAACTTGCCTGTCTTGAGGGAGTACCGGCTACAGTCCTGCGTGTGGAAGCTGCACCTAAACTTCTGCTCCCAAAACTCCCGGAACCAGGGATTTCGGCTGTTATTGTAGGGGTGGAGGCTACGGAAGTAGGAAGCAAACTCCTTGATGGGGTAGGCTGCCAGTTCTATGGTGATGGCTCCCTCGGCCACTGCTTCGCTGCCGGCCACCACGCTCTCCAGGGCTCCCCACCCATCACTGGCCACCCACATGAAGGACACGTTGGCTCTctgggcagctgccagcagctcccggGCATCTTCACTTCGGGTGAACAGCACGACCACTCTGGCATTGGGCTTCTGCAGCAGAGCCCGCACCACTCCATCGTAGGTCTTCTTGTTCATGGAGCGCCCCACCTTCTCCGAGGTGGCGATGCAGATGTTGCGCATGCGGGCTTCCTGCTCAAAGGCCTCGATCCCCGTCTCCCCGTAGTCGCCCTCGGAGGCCACAGTGGAGACGTAGGTCCAGTTGAAGAAGCGGAGGATCTCTGCCATGGCTTTGGCTTGGTAGAAGTCTGGAGGGACCGTGCGGGCGAAGTAGTCATAGCGGGACTTGTCACTGAGCTTGGCACTGGTGGAGGCATAGCTGATCTGTGGGATCTGGAAGAGCCGCAGCAGGTTGGCCACCTGCATGCAGGAGGAGAGGTGAGTGCCTGAAGGGGTGGCCAGCAAGGGACATTCCTGTGGGGGGACCCCCGCCCTGTACCCAGTGATGCACGATGCTCCCAAACACAACCATTGGGCTGAGGAGCAACCATCCCAACCCAGAGCATCCTGATCTGTGGAGGGACTGGACAAGAATGGATGGCACATTCACAGAGTGCCTGAGCCCTCAGACATGCtcatttatctttatttttatttttacttttttagtGTTTCAAGCACTCCACTCTGAAATTCAGGTCCGGGGAGGGGACAGAAGCAGAAAGTCTGCCATAGGTGACCTGTGAGAGATTCTCAATGGCAAGGAGAAAGCCAGGATGCCTGGTAGCCCTACAGCACAGGGGGAAAGGATTCTAGGGGCTGGGAGCCAGGTCAGAGTCCCCCCACCAGGCTGGGGGATGCTGCAGAAGTGGGTCAGGGGAGCAGCGCCTGCGCATCCCACATCAGGAGCTCAGTGGGACTGGCACCTTCCAGCACTCAGCAGAATCCCTCGTTAGCttcaaaggggaaaaatccccaCTAATGAGGCTGTTAAACCCAGGCTCTGGGGGCAGCAAGGGGACCTCAGGTGTGCCAGCGGGGCTGCCAAGCCTGCCCACATCTcactgctccccaggcaggagaTGTGGCTTAATTAACGTGGACAAATGATCTTGACAACAAATTCCCCTAATGGCAAGAGTGTCCCCGAGCACAGTGATGCTGCTGCCTGTCCTCACCA
It encodes:
- the RRP9 gene encoding U3 small nucleolar RNA-interacting protein 2 codes for the protein MAAAAGGRRAKAPRGAAARRRPRPAAPGADGRPRATAGRPADEEVSSDSETESPLLGRRRREAAEEEVEETPQEKKLRLAKQYLEELRQLEEERAEDEEELEPADLIGERLKEDVLEQRGRLQRLVAKDVQPPDPAKIRVLRGHQLPVTCLVISPDDRFIFSASKDGSLIKWEVDSGKRLCVVPGGKKGTEERHMGHASQVLCMAISSDGKYLATGDRNKLIMIWDAATCKRLHIFTGHRDAVSGLSFRKGTHQLYSASHDRCVKVWDVAENAYVETLFGHQDIITGLDSLSRECCVTAGGRDGTVRLWKIPEESQLVFSGHQGSIDCIQLINEEHMVSGADDGSLALWGLTKKKPLALARQAHGEQGTEGLQQPCWISAVAALRNSDLLATGSHSGSVKLWKCGEGFRKLEHLLDIPLVGFVNSLKFSAAGDFLVAGIGQEHRLGRWWRIKEAKNSICIIPLKQKTTASSPESPGSS
- the GRM2 gene encoding metabotropic glutamate receptor 2; this encodes MAVPLAAWLGLMHLATCLAAGHGMAGKKEISMDGDLVIGGLFPVHEKGVGSEDCGKINEHRGIQRLEAMLFALDEINKDGSILPGVKLGAHILDTCSKDTYALEQSLDFVRASLTRVDGSEHICPDGSYAVHDDVPTAITGVIGGSYSDVSIQVANLLRLFQIPQISYASTSAKLSDKSRYDYFARTVPPDFYQAKAMAEILRFFNWTYVSTVASEGDYGETGIEAFEQEARMRNICIATSEKVGRSMNKKTYDGVVRALLQKPNARVVVLFTRSEDARELLAAAQRANVSFMWVASDGWGALESVVAGSEAVAEGAITIELAAYPIKEFASYFRSLHPYNNSRNPWFREFWEQKFRCSFHTQDCSRYSLKTGKFEPESKITFVVNAVYAMAHSLHNMHRTLCPNSTKLCDAMKPVNGKRFYKDFILNVNFDAPFRPADTESVVRFDRYGDGIGRYNIFNYHHMDGRYRYQKVGYWAEGLMLDTSLIPWAETSIPVSQCSDPCKKNEIKSMQPGDICCWICIPCQPYEYLLDEFTCMDCGLGYWPNETLNGCYELPQEYIRWKDVWAIGPVTISCLGFISTLFVIGVFVKNNDTPIVKASGRELCYILLTGVLMCYSMTFIFIAKPSTGVCTLRRLGLGTSFAVCYSALLTKTNRIARIFSGVKEGVQRPRFISPTSQVVICMALISCQLIIVIIWLLVETPGTGKETEPDKRYIVTLKCNNRDSNMLISLTYNVLLIVLCTVYAFKTRKCPENFNEAKFIGFTMYTTCIIWLAFLPIFYVTSSDYRVQTTTMCISVSLSGTVVLGCLFTPKLHIILFQPQKNVASHRVGTARFSVAAASSSQSHGSASPYVPTVCNGREVVDSTTSSL